One window from the genome of Aptenodytes patagonicus chromosome 4, bAptPat1.pri.cur, whole genome shotgun sequence encodes:
- the USO1 gene encoding general vesicular transport factor p115 isoform X1, translating into MNFLRGVMGGPSAGPQPSGAETIQKLCDRVASSTLLDDRRDAVRALKSLSKKYRLEVGIQAMEHLIHVLQTDRSDSEIIGYALDTLYNVISNDLEEEEQDDSEEENLPKQVDDLGSQFTEIFIKQQENVTLLLTLVEEFDFHVRWPGVKLLTSLLKQQGPQVQQIILVSPMGVSRLMDLLADSREVIRNDGVLLLQQLTKSNAAIQKIVAFENAFERLLDIVTEEGNSDGGIVVEDCLLLLQNLLKNNNSNQNFFKEGSYIQRMKPWFEVGDDNCGWSAQKVTNLHLMLQLVRVLVSPTNPPGATSSCQKAMFHCGLLQQLCTILMATGVPADILTETINTVSEVIRGCQMNQDYFASVNAPSNPPRPAIVVLLMSMVNERQPFVLRCAVLYCFQCFLYKNQKGQGEIVSTLLPSTIDATGNSVSAGQLLCGGLFSTDSLSNWCAAVALAHALQENATLKEQLLRVQLATSIGNPPVSLLQQCTNILSQGDKIDRRGSKVQTRVGLLMLLCTWLSNCSIAVTHFLHNPANIPFLTGQIAENLGEEEQLVQGLCALLLGISIYYNDNSLENYRKEKLKQLIEKRIGRENFIEKLGFISKHELYSRAAQKPQPSFSSPDHMMFDHEFTKLVKELEGVISKAIYKSSEEDKKEEEVKKTLEQHDNIVTHYKKVIREQDQELDELKQRINTLTSQNEQLQATVTQQVSQIQQHKDQYNLLKVQLGKDAQHHNSHSDTFQMNGIQMEEASKLKEELEEWKNKHELLQGQLREKDSVIEKLKSSQLEVGTTEQSLQTSKSGGLEHNNELQKELETLRSQIELQSAEISKLQIENQKLQVMNTTADPALGDSGATAANNSELEGRLEQEIKELKSEVKALSEEKESLKQHLDSSSSTVAILQDEKSKLQQEVAESKKEQDDLLVLLADQDQKLSALKIKLKDLGVPVEDEDDIESGDQGDEDEDGDEEEQD; encoded by the exons ATTCAGAAGCTGTGTGACCGAGTAGCTTCTTCCACTTTACTGGATGACCGGAGGGATGCTGTACGTGCTCTTAAATCGTTATCCAAG aaataccGGTTGGAGGTAGGCATACAGGCTATGGAACACCTCATCCACGTTCTTCAGACAGACCG TTCAGATTCTGAAATAATTGGCTATGCCTTGGACACTCTCTACAATGTAATATCGAATGACCTAGAAGAGGAGGAGCAAG ATGATTCTGAAG AAGAAAACTTACCAAAACAAGTTGATGATTTGGGAAGTCAGTTCACAGAGATTTTCattaaacagcaagaaaatgtcACTCTCTTGTTGACTCTTGTGGAG GAATTTGATTTCCACGTTCGCTGGCCTGGAGTGAAACTACTTACATCTCTCTTAAAGCAGCAAGGACCTCAAGTGCAGCAGATAATTCTTGTCAGCCCTATGG GTGTTTCCAGACTCATGGATTTACTAGCAGACTCTAGGGAGGTTATACGAAATGAT GGAGTCTTGTTGTTACAGCAATTGACAAAAAGTAACGCAGCCATACAGAAGATTGTTGCCTTCGAAAATGCCTTTGAGAGACTTCTGGATATCGtaacagaagaaggaaacagcGATGGAG GAATAGTAGTGGAAGACTGTCTCCTCCTATTACAAAACTTGTTGAAGAACAATAATTCCAATCAGAATTTCTTCAAAGAAGGTTCATACATTCAGCGTATGAAGCCTTGGTTTGAAGTTGGAGACGACAACTGTGGGTGGTCTGCACAGAAAGTAACTAATCTTCACCTAATGCTGCAG CTTGTGCGGGTACTGGTCTCTCCCACAAATCCTCCTGGTGCTACCAGCAGTTGTCAGAAGGCAATGTTTCACTGCGGATTGTTACAGCAGCTCTGCACAATCCTGATGGCAACTGGAGTTCCTGCTGATATCCTGACAGAA ACCATTAATACTGTATCAGAGGTCATTCGAGGATGCCAGATGAATCAAGACTACTTTGCCTCTGTAAATGCACCTTCTAATCCACCAAG GCCTGCAATTGTAGTACTTCTCATGTCCATGGTAAACGAAAGGCAGCCTTTTGTGCTACGCTGTGCTGTTCTCTATTGTTTCCAGTGCTTTTTGTACAAAAACCAAAAAGGACAAGGAGAAATTGTTTCAACGCTTCTGCCATCTACTATTGACG CTACAGGTAACTCTGTCTCAGCTGGTCAGCTGCTCTGTGGGGGCCTCTTTTCCACGGACTCTCTCTCAAACTGGTGCGCTGCCGTGGCCCTGGCCCACGCGTTGCAGGAAAACGCTACTCTGAAAGAACAGCTCCTGAGAGTTCAGCTAGCAACGAGCATTGGCAACCCGCCAGTGTCGCTGCTCCAGCAGTGCACCAACATCCTCTCGCAG GGTGATAAGATCGACAGACGG GGCAGCAAAGTACAGACCAGGGTTGGACTACTGATGTTGCTTTGCACTTGGCTAAGCAACTGCTCGATTGCTGTCACCCACTTCCTTCACAATCCAGCCAATATACCTTTT CTCACAGGGCAGATAGCTGAAAACcttggagaagaggagcagcTCGTCCAAGGCCTGTGTGCACTTTTGCTTGGCATTTCCATCTACTACAATGACAATTCCCTTGAAAATTACAGGAA AGAGAAGCTGAAACAGCTGATCGAGAAGAGGATTGGCAGGGAGAACTTCATTGAGAAGCTTGGCTTCATTAGCAAACATGAACTTTATTCCAGAGCTGCTCAAAAACCACAGCCTAGTTTTTCTAGCCCAGACCACATGATGTTTGATCATGAATTTACCAAGCTTGTAAAGGAATTGGAAG GTGTCATAAGTAAAGCTATTTACAAGTCCAGTGAGGAAgataaaaaggaggaggaggtcaaGAAGACGTTGGAACAGCATGACAACATCGTGACTCACTACAAAAAAGTCATTAGAGAGCAG gaCCAGGAGCTTGATGAATTAAAACAACGAATTAACACTTTAACATCTCAAAATGAACAGCTTCAAGCAACAGTTACACAGCAAGTGTCACAGATCCAACAGCATAAGGACCAATATAATCTCCTTAAAGTACAGCTAG GAAAGGACGCTCAGCATCATAATTCCCACAGTGATACGTTTCAGATGAATGGCATTCAGATGGAAGAAGCGAGCAAATTGAAAGAGGAGTTGGAAGAATGGAAAAACAAGCATGAGCTGCTGCAAGGGCAGTTAAGGGAAAAGGATTCTGTGATTGAAAAATTG AAGTCTTCACAGCTGGAAGTGGGAACAACAGAGCAGTCTTTGCAGACCAGCAAGTCTGGTGGCTTGGAGCACAATAATGAACTACAGAAG GAATTAGAAACGCTCAGGAGTCAGATAGAACTACAGTCTGCAGAAATCTCGAAGCTTCAGATTGAGAATCAAAAGCTACAAGTAATG AATACAACTGCAGATCCTGCGTTAGGAGACAGCGGTGCAACAGCAGCAAACAACTCTGAATTGGAGGGACGACTTGagcaagaaataaaagaactgaaG AGTGAAGTCAAAGCCCTTTCCGAGGAAAAAGAATCACTAAAACAGCACCTGGATTCATCCAGTAGTACAGTTGCTATCTTGCAAGATGAGAAAAGTAAACTTCAGCAAGAAGTTGCAGAATCAAAGAAAGAACAGGATGATCTTCTGGTGCTTTTGGCTGACCAGGATCAGAAACTATCTGCACTGAAGATCAAATTGAAGGATCTTGGTGTACCG GTTGAAGATGAAGATGATATTGAATCTGGAGATCAAGGCGATgaagatgaggatggggatgaagAGGAGCAAGACTAG
- the USO1 gene encoding general vesicular transport factor p115 isoform X6 codes for MNFLRGVMGGPSAGPQPSGAETIQKLCDRVASSTLLDDRRDAVRALKSLSKKYRLEVGIQAMEHLIHVLQTDRSDSEIIGYALDTLYNVISNDLEEEEQEENLPKQVDDLGSQFTEIFIKQQENVTLLLTLVEEFDFHVRWPGVKLLTSLLKQQGPQVQQIILVSPMGVSRLMDLLADSREVIRNDGVLLLQQLTKSNAAIQKIVAFENAFERLLDIVTEEGNSDGGIVVEDCLLLLQNLLKNNNSNQNFFKEGSYIQRMKPWFEVGDDNCGWSAQKVTNLHLMLQLVRVLVSPTNPPGATSSCQKAMFHCGLLQQLCTILMATGVPADILTETINTVSEVIRGCQMNQDYFASVNAPSNPPRPAIVVLLMSMVNERQPFVLRCAVLYCFQCFLYKNQKGQGEIVSTLLPSTIDATGNSVSAGQLLCGGLFSTDSLSNWCAAVALAHALQENATLKEQLLRVQLATSIGNPPVSLLQQCTNILSQGSKVQTRVGLLMLLCTWLSNCSIAVTHFLHNPANIPFLTGQIAENLGEEEQLVQGLCALLLGISIYYNDNSLENYRKEKLKQLIEKRIGRENFIEKLGFISKHELYSRAAQKPQPSFSSPDHMMFDHEFTKLVKELEGVISKAIYKSSEEDKKEEEVKKTLEQHDNIVTHYKKVIREQDQELDELKQRINTLTSQNEQLQATVTQQVSQIQQHKDQYNLLKVQLGKDAQHHNSHSDTFQMNGIQMEEASKLKEELEEWKNKHELLQGQLREKDSVIEKLKSSQLEVGTTEQSLQTSKSGGLEHNNELQKELETLRSQIELQSAEISKLQIENQKLQVMNTTADPALGDSGATAANNSELEGRLEQEIKELKSEVKALSEEKESLKQHLDSSSSTVAILQDEKSKLQQEVAESKKEQDDLLVLLADQDQKLSALKIKLKDLGVPVEDEDDIESGDQGDEDEDGDEEEQD; via the exons ATTCAGAAGCTGTGTGACCGAGTAGCTTCTTCCACTTTACTGGATGACCGGAGGGATGCTGTACGTGCTCTTAAATCGTTATCCAAG aaataccGGTTGGAGGTAGGCATACAGGCTATGGAACACCTCATCCACGTTCTTCAGACAGACCG TTCAGATTCTGAAATAATTGGCTATGCCTTGGACACTCTCTACAATGTAATATCGAATGACCTAGAAGAGGAGGAGCAAG AAGAAAACTTACCAAAACAAGTTGATGATTTGGGAAGTCAGTTCACAGAGATTTTCattaaacagcaagaaaatgtcACTCTCTTGTTGACTCTTGTGGAG GAATTTGATTTCCACGTTCGCTGGCCTGGAGTGAAACTACTTACATCTCTCTTAAAGCAGCAAGGACCTCAAGTGCAGCAGATAATTCTTGTCAGCCCTATGG GTGTTTCCAGACTCATGGATTTACTAGCAGACTCTAGGGAGGTTATACGAAATGAT GGAGTCTTGTTGTTACAGCAATTGACAAAAAGTAACGCAGCCATACAGAAGATTGTTGCCTTCGAAAATGCCTTTGAGAGACTTCTGGATATCGtaacagaagaaggaaacagcGATGGAG GAATAGTAGTGGAAGACTGTCTCCTCCTATTACAAAACTTGTTGAAGAACAATAATTCCAATCAGAATTTCTTCAAAGAAGGTTCATACATTCAGCGTATGAAGCCTTGGTTTGAAGTTGGAGACGACAACTGTGGGTGGTCTGCACAGAAAGTAACTAATCTTCACCTAATGCTGCAG CTTGTGCGGGTACTGGTCTCTCCCACAAATCCTCCTGGTGCTACCAGCAGTTGTCAGAAGGCAATGTTTCACTGCGGATTGTTACAGCAGCTCTGCACAATCCTGATGGCAACTGGAGTTCCTGCTGATATCCTGACAGAA ACCATTAATACTGTATCAGAGGTCATTCGAGGATGCCAGATGAATCAAGACTACTTTGCCTCTGTAAATGCACCTTCTAATCCACCAAG GCCTGCAATTGTAGTACTTCTCATGTCCATGGTAAACGAAAGGCAGCCTTTTGTGCTACGCTGTGCTGTTCTCTATTGTTTCCAGTGCTTTTTGTACAAAAACCAAAAAGGACAAGGAGAAATTGTTTCAACGCTTCTGCCATCTACTATTGACG CTACAGGTAACTCTGTCTCAGCTGGTCAGCTGCTCTGTGGGGGCCTCTTTTCCACGGACTCTCTCTCAAACTGGTGCGCTGCCGTGGCCCTGGCCCACGCGTTGCAGGAAAACGCTACTCTGAAAGAACAGCTCCTGAGAGTTCAGCTAGCAACGAGCATTGGCAACCCGCCAGTGTCGCTGCTCCAGCAGTGCACCAACATCCTCTCGCAG GGCAGCAAAGTACAGACCAGGGTTGGACTACTGATGTTGCTTTGCACTTGGCTAAGCAACTGCTCGATTGCTGTCACCCACTTCCTTCACAATCCAGCCAATATACCTTTT CTCACAGGGCAGATAGCTGAAAACcttggagaagaggagcagcTCGTCCAAGGCCTGTGTGCACTTTTGCTTGGCATTTCCATCTACTACAATGACAATTCCCTTGAAAATTACAGGAA AGAGAAGCTGAAACAGCTGATCGAGAAGAGGATTGGCAGGGAGAACTTCATTGAGAAGCTTGGCTTCATTAGCAAACATGAACTTTATTCCAGAGCTGCTCAAAAACCACAGCCTAGTTTTTCTAGCCCAGACCACATGATGTTTGATCATGAATTTACCAAGCTTGTAAAGGAATTGGAAG GTGTCATAAGTAAAGCTATTTACAAGTCCAGTGAGGAAgataaaaaggaggaggaggtcaaGAAGACGTTGGAACAGCATGACAACATCGTGACTCACTACAAAAAAGTCATTAGAGAGCAG gaCCAGGAGCTTGATGAATTAAAACAACGAATTAACACTTTAACATCTCAAAATGAACAGCTTCAAGCAACAGTTACACAGCAAGTGTCACAGATCCAACAGCATAAGGACCAATATAATCTCCTTAAAGTACAGCTAG GAAAGGACGCTCAGCATCATAATTCCCACAGTGATACGTTTCAGATGAATGGCATTCAGATGGAAGAAGCGAGCAAATTGAAAGAGGAGTTGGAAGAATGGAAAAACAAGCATGAGCTGCTGCAAGGGCAGTTAAGGGAAAAGGATTCTGTGATTGAAAAATTG AAGTCTTCACAGCTGGAAGTGGGAACAACAGAGCAGTCTTTGCAGACCAGCAAGTCTGGTGGCTTGGAGCACAATAATGAACTACAGAAG GAATTAGAAACGCTCAGGAGTCAGATAGAACTACAGTCTGCAGAAATCTCGAAGCTTCAGATTGAGAATCAAAAGCTACAAGTAATG AATACAACTGCAGATCCTGCGTTAGGAGACAGCGGTGCAACAGCAGCAAACAACTCTGAATTGGAGGGACGACTTGagcaagaaataaaagaactgaaG AGTGAAGTCAAAGCCCTTTCCGAGGAAAAAGAATCACTAAAACAGCACCTGGATTCATCCAGTAGTACAGTTGCTATCTTGCAAGATGAGAAAAGTAAACTTCAGCAAGAAGTTGCAGAATCAAAGAAAGAACAGGATGATCTTCTGGTGCTTTTGGCTGACCAGGATCAGAAACTATCTGCACTGAAGATCAAATTGAAGGATCTTGGTGTACCG GTTGAAGATGAAGATGATATTGAATCTGGAGATCAAGGCGATgaagatgaggatggggatgaagAGGAGCAAGACTAG
- the USO1 gene encoding general vesicular transport factor p115 isoform X2, translating into MNFLRGVMGGPSAGPQPSGAETIQKLCDRVASSTLLDDRRDAVRALKSLSKKYRLEVGIQAMEHLIHVLQTDRSDSEIIGYALDTLYNVISNDLEEEEQDDSEEENLPKQVDDLGSQFTEIFIKQQENVTLLLTLVEEFDFHVRWPGVKLLTSLLKQQGPQVQQIILVSPMGVSRLMDLLADSREVIRNDGVLLLQQLTKSNAAIQKIVAFENAFERLLDIVTEEGNSDGGIVVEDCLLLLQNLLKNNNSNQNFFKEGSYIQRMKPWFEVGDDNCGWSAQKVTNLHLMLQLVRVLVSPTNPPGATSSCQKAMFHCGLLQQLCTILMATGVPADILTETINTVSEVIRGCQMNQDYFASVNAPSNPPRPAIVVLLMSMVNERQPFVLRCAVLYCFQCFLYKNQKGQGEIVSTLLPSTIDGNSVSAGQLLCGGLFSTDSLSNWCAAVALAHALQENATLKEQLLRVQLATSIGNPPVSLLQQCTNILSQGDKIDRRGSKVQTRVGLLMLLCTWLSNCSIAVTHFLHNPANIPFLTGQIAENLGEEEQLVQGLCALLLGISIYYNDNSLENYRKEKLKQLIEKRIGRENFIEKLGFISKHELYSRAAQKPQPSFSSPDHMMFDHEFTKLVKELEGVISKAIYKSSEEDKKEEEVKKTLEQHDNIVTHYKKVIREQDQELDELKQRINTLTSQNEQLQATVTQQVSQIQQHKDQYNLLKVQLGKDAQHHNSHSDTFQMNGIQMEEASKLKEELEEWKNKHELLQGQLREKDSVIEKLKSSQLEVGTTEQSLQTSKSGGLEHNNELQKELETLRSQIELQSAEISKLQIENQKLQVMNTTADPALGDSGATAANNSELEGRLEQEIKELKSEVKALSEEKESLKQHLDSSSSTVAILQDEKSKLQQEVAESKKEQDDLLVLLADQDQKLSALKIKLKDLGVPVEDEDDIESGDQGDEDEDGDEEEQD; encoded by the exons ATTCAGAAGCTGTGTGACCGAGTAGCTTCTTCCACTTTACTGGATGACCGGAGGGATGCTGTACGTGCTCTTAAATCGTTATCCAAG aaataccGGTTGGAGGTAGGCATACAGGCTATGGAACACCTCATCCACGTTCTTCAGACAGACCG TTCAGATTCTGAAATAATTGGCTATGCCTTGGACACTCTCTACAATGTAATATCGAATGACCTAGAAGAGGAGGAGCAAG ATGATTCTGAAG AAGAAAACTTACCAAAACAAGTTGATGATTTGGGAAGTCAGTTCACAGAGATTTTCattaaacagcaagaaaatgtcACTCTCTTGTTGACTCTTGTGGAG GAATTTGATTTCCACGTTCGCTGGCCTGGAGTGAAACTACTTACATCTCTCTTAAAGCAGCAAGGACCTCAAGTGCAGCAGATAATTCTTGTCAGCCCTATGG GTGTTTCCAGACTCATGGATTTACTAGCAGACTCTAGGGAGGTTATACGAAATGAT GGAGTCTTGTTGTTACAGCAATTGACAAAAAGTAACGCAGCCATACAGAAGATTGTTGCCTTCGAAAATGCCTTTGAGAGACTTCTGGATATCGtaacagaagaaggaaacagcGATGGAG GAATAGTAGTGGAAGACTGTCTCCTCCTATTACAAAACTTGTTGAAGAACAATAATTCCAATCAGAATTTCTTCAAAGAAGGTTCATACATTCAGCGTATGAAGCCTTGGTTTGAAGTTGGAGACGACAACTGTGGGTGGTCTGCACAGAAAGTAACTAATCTTCACCTAATGCTGCAG CTTGTGCGGGTACTGGTCTCTCCCACAAATCCTCCTGGTGCTACCAGCAGTTGTCAGAAGGCAATGTTTCACTGCGGATTGTTACAGCAGCTCTGCACAATCCTGATGGCAACTGGAGTTCCTGCTGATATCCTGACAGAA ACCATTAATACTGTATCAGAGGTCATTCGAGGATGCCAGATGAATCAAGACTACTTTGCCTCTGTAAATGCACCTTCTAATCCACCAAG GCCTGCAATTGTAGTACTTCTCATGTCCATGGTAAACGAAAGGCAGCCTTTTGTGCTACGCTGTGCTGTTCTCTATTGTTTCCAGTGCTTTTTGTACAAAAACCAAAAAGGACAAGGAGAAATTGTTTCAACGCTTCTGCCATCTACTATTGACG GTAACTCTGTCTCAGCTGGTCAGCTGCTCTGTGGGGGCCTCTTTTCCACGGACTCTCTCTCAAACTGGTGCGCTGCCGTGGCCCTGGCCCACGCGTTGCAGGAAAACGCTACTCTGAAAGAACAGCTCCTGAGAGTTCAGCTAGCAACGAGCATTGGCAACCCGCCAGTGTCGCTGCTCCAGCAGTGCACCAACATCCTCTCGCAG GGTGATAAGATCGACAGACGG GGCAGCAAAGTACAGACCAGGGTTGGACTACTGATGTTGCTTTGCACTTGGCTAAGCAACTGCTCGATTGCTGTCACCCACTTCCTTCACAATCCAGCCAATATACCTTTT CTCACAGGGCAGATAGCTGAAAACcttggagaagaggagcagcTCGTCCAAGGCCTGTGTGCACTTTTGCTTGGCATTTCCATCTACTACAATGACAATTCCCTTGAAAATTACAGGAA AGAGAAGCTGAAACAGCTGATCGAGAAGAGGATTGGCAGGGAGAACTTCATTGAGAAGCTTGGCTTCATTAGCAAACATGAACTTTATTCCAGAGCTGCTCAAAAACCACAGCCTAGTTTTTCTAGCCCAGACCACATGATGTTTGATCATGAATTTACCAAGCTTGTAAAGGAATTGGAAG GTGTCATAAGTAAAGCTATTTACAAGTCCAGTGAGGAAgataaaaaggaggaggaggtcaaGAAGACGTTGGAACAGCATGACAACATCGTGACTCACTACAAAAAAGTCATTAGAGAGCAG gaCCAGGAGCTTGATGAATTAAAACAACGAATTAACACTTTAACATCTCAAAATGAACAGCTTCAAGCAACAGTTACACAGCAAGTGTCACAGATCCAACAGCATAAGGACCAATATAATCTCCTTAAAGTACAGCTAG GAAAGGACGCTCAGCATCATAATTCCCACAGTGATACGTTTCAGATGAATGGCATTCAGATGGAAGAAGCGAGCAAATTGAAAGAGGAGTTGGAAGAATGGAAAAACAAGCATGAGCTGCTGCAAGGGCAGTTAAGGGAAAAGGATTCTGTGATTGAAAAATTG AAGTCTTCACAGCTGGAAGTGGGAACAACAGAGCAGTCTTTGCAGACCAGCAAGTCTGGTGGCTTGGAGCACAATAATGAACTACAGAAG GAATTAGAAACGCTCAGGAGTCAGATAGAACTACAGTCTGCAGAAATCTCGAAGCTTCAGATTGAGAATCAAAAGCTACAAGTAATG AATACAACTGCAGATCCTGCGTTAGGAGACAGCGGTGCAACAGCAGCAAACAACTCTGAATTGGAGGGACGACTTGagcaagaaataaaagaactgaaG AGTGAAGTCAAAGCCCTTTCCGAGGAAAAAGAATCACTAAAACAGCACCTGGATTCATCCAGTAGTACAGTTGCTATCTTGCAAGATGAGAAAAGTAAACTTCAGCAAGAAGTTGCAGAATCAAAGAAAGAACAGGATGATCTTCTGGTGCTTTTGGCTGACCAGGATCAGAAACTATCTGCACTGAAGATCAAATTGAAGGATCTTGGTGTACCG GTTGAAGATGAAGATGATATTGAATCTGGAGATCAAGGCGATgaagatgaggatggggatgaagAGGAGCAAGACTAG